From the genome of Caldisalinibacter kiritimatiensis, one region includes:
- a CDS encoding N-acetylmuramoyl-L-alanine amidase family protein yields the protein MILLIFSVIFIITTIFFKYHKCYQGVFNAKFRNGTVVIDPGHGGIDGGAHYKEYLLEKNINLDVALRLKNFLLKQRTRVIMTRDKDVSLEDKSTINDTRYKRDLDARKKIINTNNPDVFVSIHVNANSFSSKARGVVIYYYPGSIEGERLAEEISKAIDCIVYEKYLKYEEIRSKIVAEDYYITRETKVPGVIVEMGFITNPCDRKLFQNNTYKQKIAEAIGWGIMNYLK from the coding sequence TTGATACTTTTAATTTTTTCAGTTATTTTTATTATAACTACCATTTTCTTTAAATATCATAAATGTTATCAAGGAGTATTTAATGCTAAATTTAGAAATGGAACTGTTGTTATAGACCCAGGTCATGGAGGAATAGATGGAGGAGCACACTACAAAGAATACTTATTAGAAAAAAATATAAATCTTGATGTTGCGTTAAGATTAAAAAATTTTTTATTAAAACAGAGGACTAGAGTTATAATGACTAGAGATAAAGATGTCTCTTTAGAAGATAAAAGTACAATAAATGATACAAGATACAAAAGGGATTTAGATGCTAGAAAAAAAATAATAAATACAAATAATCCTGATGTATTTGTAAGTATTCATGTTAATGCAAATAGCTTTAGTTCTAAAGCAAGGGGAGTAGTTATTTATTATTATCCTGGCTCTATTGAGGGAGAAAGATTGGCTGAAGAAATAAGTAAAGCTATAGACTGTATTGTGTATGAAAAATATTTAAAATATGAAGAAATAAGAAGTAAAATTGTTGCAGAAGATTATTACATAACTAGAGAAACAAAGGTTCCAGGTGTTATAGTTGAGATGGGGTTTATAACTAATCCGTGTGATAGGAAGCTTTTTCAGAATAATACCTATAAGCAAAAAATAGCGGAAGCAATTGGATGGGGAATAATGAATTATTTAAAGTAA
- a CDS encoding YhcN/YlaJ family sporulation lipoprotein: MKKYTKLIAVLSICLITMSIIMIGCQPQEKPAPPNNYNNNQNPDTDYENDIYFDENMDNKMSNRADKIANAVARMGEVNRATVVVNDNTAIVGVNMENNMEGTMNNDLRQRIERTVKNTDNKITSVAITTDPNLYSRIDSIARNIRDGEDMTGYRQDIQEIMMQISPGM, from the coding sequence ATGAAAAAATATACTAAACTTATTGCTGTATTATCAATATGTTTAATTACTATGTCCATAATTATGATTGGATGTCAGCCACAGGAAAAACCAGCACCACCAAATAACTACAACAACAATCAAAATCCTGATACAGATTATGAAAACGACATATATTTTGATGAAAATATGGATAACAAAATGTCTAATAGAGCAGACAAAATCGCAAATGCAGTAGCTAGAATGGGTGAAGTAAATAGAGCTACAGTTGTTGTTAATGATAATACAGCAATCGTTGGAGTAAACATGGAAAATAATATGGAAGGTACTATGAATAACGATTTACGACAAAGGATTGAAAGAACAGTAAAAAATACTGACAACAAAATAACTTCAGTAGCTATAACTACAGACCCTAATCTTTATAGTAGAATTGATTCTATTGCTCGTAATATTAGAGATGGAGAAGATATGACTGGTTATAGGCAAGATATTCAAGAAATCATGATGCAAATATCACCTGGAATGTAA